One genomic segment of Streptomyces sp. RerS4 includes these proteins:
- a CDS encoding pyridoxal phosphate-dependent aminotransferase gives MTSATPSSERRVSARIGAISESATLAVDAKAKALKAAGRPVIGFGAGEPDFPTPDYIVEAAVEACRNPKYHRYTPAGGLPELKAAIAAKTLRDSGYEVDASQVLVTNGGKQAIYEAFAAILDPGDEVIVPAPYWTTYPESIRLAGGVPVEVVADETTGYRVSVEQLEAARTDRTKVVLFVSPSNPTGSVYSEADARAIGEWAAEHGLWVLTDEIYEHLVYGDAKFTSLPVLVPALRDKCIIVNGVAKTYAMTGWRVGWVIAPQDVIKAATNLQSHATSNVSNVAQVAALAAVSGNLDAVAEMRKAFDRRRQTMVKMLNEIDGVFCPTPEGAFYAYPSVKELLGKEIRGKRPQTSVELAALILDEAEVAVVPGEAFGTPGYLRLSYALGDEDLVEGVTRIQNLLAEAKA, from the coding sequence ATGACCTCTGCAACGCCTTCCTCCGAGCGCCGGGTGTCCGCCCGTATCGGCGCCATTTCCGAGTCCGCCACCCTCGCCGTGGACGCCAAGGCCAAGGCCCTCAAGGCCGCCGGACGCCCGGTGATCGGCTTCGGCGCGGGCGAGCCCGACTTCCCGACCCCGGACTACATCGTCGAGGCCGCGGTCGAGGCCTGCCGCAACCCGAAGTACCACCGCTACACGCCGGCCGGGGGCCTGCCCGAGCTGAAGGCAGCGATCGCCGCCAAGACGCTGCGCGACTCCGGCTACGAGGTCGACGCCTCCCAGGTCCTGGTGACCAACGGCGGCAAGCAGGCCATCTACGAGGCCTTCGCCGCGATCCTCGACCCGGGCGACGAGGTCATCGTCCCGGCCCCGTACTGGACCACCTACCCGGAGTCGATCCGCCTCGCCGGCGGTGTCCCGGTCGAGGTCGTCGCCGACGAGACCACCGGCTACCGGGTCTCCGTCGAGCAGCTGGAGGCCGCGCGCACCGACCGCACGAAGGTCGTCCTGTTCGTCTCCCCGTCCAACCCGACCGGTTCGGTCTACAGCGAGGCCGACGCCCGCGCGATCGGCGAGTGGGCCGCCGAGCACGGCCTGTGGGTGCTGACGGACGAGATCTACGAGCACCTCGTCTACGGCGACGCGAAGTTCACCTCGCTCCCGGTGCTGGTCCCGGCCCTGCGCGACAAGTGCATCATCGTGAACGGCGTCGCCAAGACGTACGCGATGACCGGCTGGCGCGTGGGCTGGGTCATCGCCCCGCAGGACGTCATCAAGGCCGCGACCAACCTCCAGTCGCACGCCACGTCCAACGTCTCCAACGTGGCCCAGGTCGCCGCGCTGGCCGCCGTCTCCGGCAACCTGGACGCGGTCGCGGAGATGCGCAAGGCGTTCGACCGCCGCCGCCAGACGATGGTCAAGATGCTGAACGAGATCGACGGCGTCTTCTGCCCGACCCCGGAGGGCGCGTTCTACGCGTACCCCTCGGTCAAGGAGCTGCTCGGCAAGGAGATCCGCGGCAAGCGTCCGCAGACCTCCGTCGAGCTGGCCGCGCTGATCCTGGACGAGGCCGAGGTCGCCGTCGTCCCGGGCGAGGCCTTCGGCACCCCCGGCTACCTCCGCCTCTCCTACGCCCTGGGCGACGAGGACCT
- the secE gene encoding preprotein translocase subunit SecE, with translation MTDALGSIDMPDADDDTREKKARKGGKRGKKGPVGRLALFYRQIVAELRKVVWPTRNQLTTYTTVVIVFVVIMIGLVTVIDYGFQEAIKFVFG, from the coding sequence GTGACGGACGCCCTGGGCTCCATCGACATGCCTGACGCCGATGACGACACGCGCGAGAAGAAGGCCCGCAAGGGCGGCAAGCGCGGCAAGAAGGGCCCTGTCGGCCGTCTCGCGCTTTTCTACCGCCAGATCGTCGCGGAACTCCGCAAGGTCGTCTGGCCCACTCGAAACCAGCTCACGACGTACACCACCGTGGTGATCGTGTTCGTCGTCATCATGATCGGTCTGGTGACCGTGATTGACTATGGATTCCAGGAAGCCATCAAGTTCGTCTTCGGCTGA